TGCCATGGCGGAAGCTGGTGGAAGTCAGAAGCAAGTTGTGTTTTAGGGGCTAACAACAAACAAAGGTGCAATGTTAACTTGAAACTCAGACGCAACCTCCCGGTACGGTACCGGTGTTTCTTTTCGGGCTGCGTAAGTAGTAAGCGACCAAAAAGATGAAGTGAAAGGTATATATTTGAGCCCAGATAGCATACGATATACATACAGCACCTAAAGTGAGGAGTAAATTACAATTTGACTGCGGGCGCAATCGCATGCCGGAGGTATCGTGAACCACCGTCAATGAGGGTATGTGTGCCAGTGATGTGTGCCGAGGCAGGCGAGGCGAGGAATAGGGCAAGCCCAGCGATGTCAGATGACGCGCCAATGCGGCCTGTGGGTTGGCCTTCGTTGAAAGCTTCCTCGCCAGCAGTTCTGAGTCCGAACGCGGTCATTTTGCTGGGGAAGAGACTGGGGTAAATTGTGTCAGTCATCCGCTGGTAATTTTGTACAGCTATTGCGCTCTAAGATTTACATACCCCGGTAGGATAGCATTGACACTGCCAAGAAATAGAAATGGGTCAAAAACATAAGAAACCAGTGATCATGAGACATGAACACTTACGTGACATTGTTGGAAATAAGCTTGAGAGCGAGCTGTGATGTCAAATGGTTTACTGTACATTCACAGGGACTATGTCAGTTCATGCCGCAAAAGAGTCAGTTTATAGAAGCTGAGGCTGACCAGCTGCTTTACTAGATTGGTCTGGGTCATCAAATCAGCACATGTAATAGAAAATGATTCAAAAAATGATACATACAACTCCATGTTCCGTTTCCTTCAGCACTGAGCGCGCCTTCGCTTCCGGGTTCTACAGATGCGGTCGAAGAGATGTTGATGACGCGTGCGGGGTCGCGATTCGTTGAATCTTTGATGAGAAGATCCGAGAGTCTAGTTGAAGTGATTAATTTGTATTCAGACCAGCGTAGAGTCTCAAGATTTACCCAGCAGTCACTAGAAAGTTTGTAAATGAGAAATTGGAGGAGATGTAAAGACGTTGATGTGCGTACTGTAAAAGATACTTTTCACGTTGACGTTAAAGACGTTGTCCCAACCCTTCTCCTCGGGAAAGTCGAGGAAGGGTCCACCCCATGTGATGCCAGAGTTGTTCACCAGAACATGGAGCTTGTTTTCGCGCTTTCGGAACTCTGCAATTAGAGCATTGCAACCTGCTTTTGACTGGAACACAAGCAATTAGATTGTTTGTCGCACGAGGCAATATGGCGGGGATGACATACGCCGACGTTGGCAACAATGTATTCCGCCTTGGGTCCAGTAgcgactttgttgatatcaTCTACAGCCTGTAAAATAGAGATATTAATACCCAACCATTATGGTTGGCGTTCTATGAAAGTATTCTCCGGCGTTGCAACGTACTTCTTTGAGTTGATTCTCTTTCCGCGCAGCGATGTAGACCTTGGCTCCATTTTGAGCAAATCCAGTGGCAATCATCTTCCCAATGCCGGATCCTCCGCCCGTAACCAAAACTGAAGTAGGCTTTGTTAACAACAATCGAACACTGCAGCGGCGAAGCCATGGCTCACCGATCTTCCCAGCAACCTTGAACAACGACTCGAGACGAAGATCTGCACGTACACGGTCATATTAGCAAattctgcaaaatcctcaaGGACAATAGGCTTACCAGACGACATGGTGGGCTAGTATGTGATTGAACGGGTATAGGAGGAGAACGTAAGGAGCTGGAACATGTATAACTTATAGAGATCCAGTTGCATTTCAAGGAGGTTCGGGTGCTATTCGGCTTCTTCAGTTCCCGGTATAGGAAGCTGCACTGTCCCCTCGGAGTCCGAGGTTCCGGTATACCGTATGACGTTGTATAAGCATTGGTTAATGAAAAATAGGAGGTGAAAAAGTATATTAGACTATTAGGAAAAGTATCTAATTAAAACATACGTATTGGTATGTTAAATGCAAAGGTATAAAGTCTAAGGATGCGTATAATGTTTTAACCTGAAAATGCAGTACTCTAAATAAGTAAGAGAATGTCGAAACCAAAAGTCCAAATAGCAAGAGTCAAACGTATATTTACACCAATAAGCGAAGCatggaaaaagaaggaagagtAACCTGGGCCTGGGCGGCATGATCATCGGCGGCCGATTCTTCGCGCGGCTCTGTCTTCAGCGTGTCGAGCGCGTCTCGTCGCATAGCCAATTTCCTGCATCCATTCTGTCCAGTGGTTAGATGTCTGTCAGCATACGATTCAAGAAGAATGCTTTACGTTGACAATCGCGAGGAGAAAGTGCACGCAGGGCCACTGTGTCGCCTCCTCGAGGGTACGCTTGCGTTATCGTGAAAGCAGTGTCATCTTAATGGGAATTAGCTCTTGCACGAATGTCTCTTGTGAGGGGTAACACATGCCTTTTCCACCCTCCTTTACTTGAGCATGGGCCAATGGAATGGGCTAAGAAGAACACCAGTTAGATCAGAAAAGTCAAGATACGAAAGGTGTCTACCATTCGATACAGGTTCTTCATGGACTCGTCCAGAAGGACAAGAATATCGCTGCACAAGAATCCATGCAACTTCTTCCCACTCTTCGCTTTGATGAGCACCCCTTGTCTAAGGAGCCGTCGGGGACCCATAAACCGTGTGGGAGCTGTGAGATCAAGTCGCCTAACAGAACATTAGCGCCATAACCGAGAGTTTATTATAAATACGCGTACCCTTGTCCAATCCAAAGGTTTTGAGAGATCTTTTTTAGAGTTTCATATCCTTCTTGGTCGCGGATAGCTTCGTTAATATGGTCAAGAAGCTTTTCGGTCATATCGCGAGCGACAGCAATCCCATCGTGCTCTTCTCCGACTTCGGTATAATGAAGAATCTGTCGATTGGAAAATCATTATTTAGATAATAAATGCCTGACTGGGCGGACATGCCTGTTTTATTAGCAATGGGTATCTGGTAATTCGTTGCACTGCGATATTACACATCAGAAGGGCTGGAGAAGAACAAAGAACCAATTCTCACTCGGAGCAAGCAAGTAGCTGGACAAATCCAAATTTCGCACAGCTGGGTTGTCATCGCGCATATGCTAATGAAGGCCAGACTAAACACAATGAATCAATGGAGCATATGGAGCGCAAGTCACCTGTAAATGAGACGCAAGCTCGGGATTGGAGTCGCGCAGAGATTGTAGAACTTTGATCGCCGTTGACTGATTGACGCAGTACTCCTATGTGAGTTGGCTAGAATTAATTTCAACTCGTCAAGCGTTATTTAGTTTATGACGAACCATATAAACACCCATGTTGGG
This Psilocybe cubensis strain MGC-MH-2018 chromosome 3, whole genome shotgun sequence DNA region includes the following protein-coding sequences:
- a CDS encoding Rhamnolipids biosynthesis 3-oxoacyl-[acyl-carrier-protein] reductase; amino-acid sequence: MSSDLRLESLFKVAGKIVLVTGGGSGIGKMIATGFAQNGAKVYIAARKENQLKEAVDDINKVATGPKAEYIVANVGSKAGCNALIAEFRKRENKLHVLVNNSGITWGGPFLDFPEEKGWDNVFNVNVKSIFYMTAGLSDLLIKDSTNRDPARVINISSTASVEPGSEGALSAEGNGTWSYQSSKAAVNHLTSQLALKLISNNVTVNAILPGLFPSKMTAFGLRTAGEEAFNEGQPTGRIGASSDIAGLALFLASPASAHITGTHTLIDGGSRYLRHAIAPAVKL